A portion of the Solea senegalensis isolate Sse05_10M linkage group LG17, IFAPA_SoseM_1, whole genome shotgun sequence genome contains these proteins:
- the vps18 gene encoding vacuolar protein sorting-associated protein 18 homolog, whose protein sequence is MASILDEYEDSQNIRQQHSRLSSTNIGIAHSGFVNVRLEEEKPIFNKQRIDFTPPEKINHLAVCNSQLCMSLGKDTLLRIDLAKPDQPNQIELGRKDDSKVHRLFLDPTGSHVLISLSSCECLYLNRNTQKARSLSRWRGHLIESVGWNKVLGNETNTGPILVGTSQGIIFEAEISASEGSLFNTNPDQYFRQVHCLEEDGKPAPVCCLEIERGLESKYFIIATTRKRLFQFVGKVAEGTEQQGFSTIFNQNQDLLPSFQEFPANMGYSEITFYTSKLRTSPKAFAWMMGNGVLYGQLDYVRPDSLLSDVQVWEYTPDIDISLNKPISIVLTQFHFLLLLHDRVKAICTLNGQVVYEDVFPDKFGSLKKMIKDPVGGLVWIYTEQAVFRYQIQREARDVWQMYMSMNKFDLAKEYCRDRPECMDMVLAKEAEHCFQNKRYLESAKCYALTQNYFEEIALKFIEAKQEEALKEFLLKKLNNLKMSERTQITLLVTWLTELYLNRLGQLESDGNTIIFQETREEFRNFLSSSKHKECLFNNRSTIYDLLASHGNVDDMVYFSVVMQDYERVISHYCQHDDFSAALGVLSKHCDERLFYKFSPVLMQHIPKNVVDAWIQMGKKLDPKKLIPALMNYSQMGSTQQISETIRYMEFCVYELNVTEEAIHNYLLSLYAKYKPASLLLYLEQAGTHASEIHYDLKYALRLCAEHGYLKECVLVYRIMELYEEAVDLALKVDVDLAKSCADLPEEDEELRKKLWLKIARHVVQEEKDVKKAMNCLSSCNLLKIEDILPFFPDFVTIDHFKEAICSSLEEYNQHIDELKQEMEEATESAKRIREDIQEMRNKYGVVDSQEKCAACDFPLLNRPFYLFLCGHMFHNDCLFQEVTPHLSAYKQSRLEELQKKLAATTQSSKSRHRPVPKDEGDTSSLGKGNAGTSREQIKSDIDDIIATECVYCGELMIKSIDKPFIDPQKFEEEKSSWL, encoded by the exons ATGGCTTCCATTCTCGACGAGTACGAGGACTCGCAAAACATAAGGCAGCAGCACAGCCGTTTGTCAAGCACCAACATCGGAATAGCACACTCAG GCTTTGTGAATGTGAGGCTTGAAGAAGAGAAGCCGATATTCAACAAGCAGAGGATCGATTTTACTCCACCAGAGAAAATAAACCATCTTGCAGTTTGCAACAGTCAGCTGTGCATGAGTCTGGGGAAGGACACCCTGCTGAG GATTGACTTGGCCAAGCCAGATCAGCCCAATCAGATTGAATTAGGAAGGAAAGATGACAGTAAAGTGCACAGACTCTTCCTGGACCCCACTG GCTCCCATGTGCTGATCAGCCTGAGCTCCTGTGAGTGTCTGTACCTCAACAGGAACACACAGAAGGCACGCAGCTTGTCCCGCTGGAGAGGCCATCTCATAGAGAGCGTTGGCTGGAACAAGGTGCTGGGCAATGAGACCAACACAGGGCCCATCTTAGTTGGCACCAGTCAAGGCATCATTTTTGAGGCTGAGATCTCCGCAAGTGAGGGCAGCCTGTTCAACACCAATCCAGACCAATACTTCAGACAG GTCCACTGTCTGGAGGAGGACGGGAAACCAGCACCCGTCTGCTGTCTGGAGATAGAGCGTGGCCTGGAGAGCAAGTACTTTATCATCGCCACCACCCGCAAACGCCTGTTCCAGTTTGTGGGTAAGGTGGCCGAGGGGACAGAGCAGCAAGGCTTCAGCACTATATTCAACCAGAACCAGGACCTGTTGCCCAGTTTCCAGGAGTTTCCAGCCAACATGGGCTACAGTGAGATCACGTTCTACACCTCAAAGCTTCGGACCTCCCCTAAGGCGTTTGCCTGGATGATGGGTAATGGAGTTCTTTACGGTCAGCTGGACTACGTGAGGCCTGATTCCCTGCTCAGTGATGTGCAG GTATGGGAGTACACGCCGGACATTGATATTAGCCTCAACAAGCCCATCTCCATTGTGCTGACAcagttccacttcctgttgttgcTTCATGACCGAGTCAAGGCCATCTGCACCCTGAATGGGCAGGTGGTTTATGAGGATGTGTTCCCAGATAAATTTGGCTCCCTTAAGAAGATGATCAAGGACCCAGTCGGGGGGTTGGTATGGATCTACACTGAGCAGGCAGTCTTCCGATATCAAATCCAGCGTGAGGCCAGGGATGTGTGGCAGATGTACATGAGCATGAATAAATTTGATCTGGCAAAGGAGTACTGCCGTGACCGGCCTGAGTGCATGGATATGGTCCTGGCTAAGGAGGCTGAGCACTGCTTCCAGAATAAACGATACCTGGAGAGTGCCAAGTGCTATGCGTTGACACAGAACTATTTTGAAGAGATAGCACTCAAGTTCATCGAAGCCAAACAGGAAGAAGCCTTAAAAGAATTCTTACTGAAGAAGCTAAATAATTTGAAAATGAGTGAGAGAACACAGATCACCCTGCTGGTCACCTGGCTAACCGAGCTCTACCTGAACCGTCTTGGCCAGCTGGAGAGTGATGGTAACACCATCATCTTCCAGGAGACCCGTGAAGAGTTCCGCAACTTCCTCAGTAGCTCGAAGCACAAGGAGTGCCTTTTCAACAATCGCAGCACCATCTATGACCTGCTGGCCAGCCACGGCAATGTGGATGACATGGTGTACTTCTCCGTTGTCATGCAGGACTACGAAAGAGTGATATCCCACTACTGCCAACACGATGACTTCAGCGCTGCTCTTGGGGTGCTCTCCAAGCACTGTGATGAGAGGCTTTTTTACAAGTTTTCCCCCGTCCTCATGCAACATATTCCCAAAAATGTGGTGGATGCATGGATTCAGATGGGCAAGAAGCTGGATCCAAAGAAGCTCATTCCAGCTCTGATGAACTACAGTCAGATGGGCAGCACCCAGCAGATCAGTGAAACCATCCGCTACATGGAGTTCTGTGTGTATGAGCTTAATGTGACAGAGGAGGCAATCCATAACTACCTGCTGTCACTTTATGCCAAATATAAGCCTGCCTCTCTGCTGTTGTATCTGGAGCAGGCAGGCACACACGCCTCAGAGATACACTACGACCTGAAGTATGCTCTCAGGCTGTGTGCTGAACATGGCTACCTCAAGGAATGTGTCCTGGTCTATAGGATAATGGAACTGTATGAGGAGGCAGTAGATCTCGCTTTAAAA GTAGATGTGGACTTGGCCAAGTCATGTGCTGACCTGCCCGAGGAGGATGAGGAACTGAGGAAGAAGCTTTGGCTGAAGATTGCCCGGCATGTTGTGCAAGAAGAGAAAGATGTAAAGAAAGCCATGAACTGCCTGTCCAGCTGCAATCTACTCAAGATTGAAGACATACTGCCCTTCTTCCCAGACTTTGTCACCATTGACCACTTCAAG GAGGCCATCTGCAGCTCCCTGGAGGAGTATAACCAGCACATTGATGAGCTGAAGCAGGAAATGGAGGAAGCTACAGAAAGTGCCAAACGAATAAGAGAAGACATCCAAGAAATGAGGAACAAATATGGTGTAGTGGATTCCCAAGAAAAGTGTGCTGCCTGTGACTTCCCGTTGCTCAACAGACCCTTCTATTTATTCCTTTGTGGACACATGTTCCACAATGACTGCCTGTTTCAG gaaGTCACCCCTCACCTGTCTGCCTACAAGCAGAGTCGCCTGGAGGAGCTACAGAAAAAGCTTGCCGCAACCACACAATCCTCCAAGTCACGCCACCGTCCAGTCCCCAAGGATGAGGGTGATACTTCCAGTCTGGGAAAGGGCAATGCTGGCACAAGCCGGGAGCAGATAAAATCAGACATTGATGACATCATTGCAACTGAGTGCGTGTACTGTGGCGAACTAATGATCAAATCTATTGACAAGCCATTCATTGATCCACAGAAATTTGAGGAGGAGAAATCCAGCTGGCTATGA